The nucleotide sequence agaccttgtaaccctaccccgaggggcagagaggttgtttccaggcaATAGATCAAGCAACGTGAATGAGAAATAAGAGGAGTAACATCATCAGTAACCTCAGCAACTTGTTACTCACATGTTGCTGTTTGCTTCCATGTCCTGATGAGAAACTCCAACTCCATTAGACCCACTTTCAGTTAATGTAGTCAGGCATTTCTGAGCAACCTGCAGTAATTGATTTACCTGCAGCAAGAATGCCATATGAAGACAAGTGGCAAATAATGAAATGGTTGCTCATTCATTGTATGCTCAAACAGTTAATTTACGAGAGACTAAAGATCAAAGTTGAGAAGGAAATTGCTTAAAGTTTCATAAGTTAAGTGGCAGTATATAGATCAATTAAAAACGTCCTATTTCCTTTCTGCAGCCAAAATGTCCAGAACCTCCAATGGAGAAGGGTGGACACTAGCTGCCCCAGTAAGAAGTCAATATGAAacttcccatttccattctgcagCCAAAATATGTGGAGCCTCCAACAAAGAAGGGAGGCCGCTAGCTTCCCCCGGTGGAAGGAAATAGCAAACTTCCTACCTGCCTTCTGCCGCGATAAATGAACGTCCAACAAAGAAGGGTTGCTACCAGCTGTTCCATTATATCAAACTCAACAGTTACAGAACAAGCAGTTCAATTGACTGCAAATGTTTTACTAGCCAGAGAAAGTCAATTGGAAACTACTTATTTGCATTCTGCAGCCAAAACGTCCGGACCTTCCAACAAAGAGAGATGGCCAGGACCTCCCCATAAAGAGGATGGCCATCAGCTATCCCAGTGGAATCAAACTCAACAGCCACTGAAAAAACTTTAACTGAACCATATTTTTTAAATAGTAACTCCTTTAGCTTTCTAGTGGGAAAAATTGCACTAAAGCATCCATGGACATACTTTCCGAAACCTCTAAAATTGGTCACCAAACAGCTATAATCATGTATTCTGAGGAAAAACAAAACAGTTTCTGCAAGctataaaatatagtaaaaaataaaaaaagaaatttagAAACTTATTATAACACGTCAAAAGGTGTACATATAAAAACTAATATGCCAGATAACTATGTTAATACAGTAATACTTCAAATGAGTACATCATGTACTTGGAGGGGAGATCTCCCCAGATAGTAAGAAGAACCAGAATACTTTTAAGAGCTCATGTACCTGTGGTGCAACTAATCTTCGAGGAAGAAGCTCTTCATGATGCCGTACACAGAACTCCCATGACAATATCTGGCGAAGACATCGAATCATTAAAAATGACTATTGTAGAGCCACTGATCCCTCGTAAGGCTATTGTATCTTTCTATGTACCTTTAAATCAGAACTGAAAATAATTCGAAGTTGGCCCTCCTGAACCACACGAAGTTGTTCATATACATTTTCCTGAACTGCTTTTGCGCATTCGAGTATCATTAGTCCTGAAGGGAATCTACATTCACGTGGGAAATCCAAAAACAATAGTTCATCAATAACACCACTGCCAAATTTGATTTCACTCAGCCTTGGAAGTGCTTCAAAAGTTGCCTCTGTTAGAAACCACCAAACAAGGAGCAAGTGAGAATGCAAAACAAGTAGTTGGTTATGGAATGAGGAGTCCAAGACTCAACTCATTCCAAAATATGATAATTGGAAACTCAAAAGTTGAAGCCATATGCATCATTCTCCCACAGAAAGTTCAAGGCTTTTTATAAACGTTTTTCTTCTGCGCGGAAAGGGcgtttacatttttattttttattttttttgagaaaGTAACATATCCAATATGTTAATCAAATCATCAGCAGAGTTTTTACTGGAAGCAAAATTTTACATCATGAGAAGATAGAAACAAAAACCATAACTCCTTGTTCTTCTTATATGGAGCCTAAAACTTATATGTTTGCATCCGGATCATCATAAAAAAATTTGTAGTTCACATTTACAAAACTGTTAACTGAGCAATTAAATCTAtatcattttcctttttcttcttttctttttttcttttttgcagagCCCAGATACCATATGTGGGACGAGAGGGAAAAAATCCTTTTATTTAGACTTATAGAGTCAGATGATATTTCTGTGAAATACTTTACCTCTATAGTTTTACTTGCCAATTCAGCAACACTTGTATTACTCTTACAAATTTTAAGTTACTTCCTGCTTCTTGTTTCAAGATGTTTATCAGCTCCAACATACATTCTGGCAACTAAGCTTAAGGTGAAAACAGGACAAGTGGACAACCACAGTGTGGCATTATAACACATTTTCCACCTTGACATGGCCAGCAATGAGACATTAATGTGCCAAGAATCACTGTTTTGTACGATATCATATGTTTAAGGGGCCAGCAATGAGACATTAATGTGCCAAGAATCACTGTTTTGTACGATATCATATGTTTAAGGTTCACAATCTTCTACTGAACGAAAGATTATCTTCCACTAACATTTCATGCTACACAAAATACTGTACGAAGAGTATCTTCAGATTTTAGATACAGATTTCTGCTTAAGTTCCAGGTTCTGTAGAAAAAATTTCATGTGTTACTTCTAGCTAGTAAGAAGAGATTTGACTAGTCACTCAGGCTTGAAAAACtccattttctttctttccttctatCCTTTTGGAAGTTGTTGGGTTTGGGGGTTGGAGGGGGTGGGGAGTTCCTTTAAAATGATCTGGAAATTTTGAATCTCTAATTTGGAGAACACACTTGTATAtctcattttaggaattttatatATTAGTAAAAGTTCATTAATGCATTTGATGCCACACTTGTACAACTCCATAAGCTGAGCTTTCAAAGATTTAGTTCTTTCAGGAAATTCTCTCCGTATTATGGGGATACGTGAACCTTCAAAAAATTGTTCCGTCCTAACAGTTATTTGAAGCAGGTAAGAATTAACAACTTTCGTCATGCCTCCCTGAGATTTAAAGTAGACATTACATGGTAGTTATGAAAATATAGTGCGCCACATCAACTTAAATCTTATATTGCATGCAAACAAATGCGATGCACATACACTGGACGAACTTCCTCAAGCCCTCCAAGCAAATATTATCAAGTTTGACGCGGCGGATCTCTTACTGTGTAGGTATTCTAAACTCAATTTACCAAGAATACCCTATAAGTTAATTGACACTACTCAAAAGTGAGAACTGAGAAAATCTAGACCATGACGTAACAAGCACCAGACTTCATCACCTAGACCTACCCATGCTGATGTGTCAACTTTAAATCAATGACTAGCAATCGAAAATGAGAAGACTAATTGACCCACTCACCAAATCCTCTTCCAGATTTTGAACTGCAAATATCACAATGCCATTCATCCTGCTGGAAAATATGGAACAAGTGAACATGTTACAACTTGATGCTTGTGAAATTAGTTGAAAAAAGGGTTTGGGGGATGACTGACTTAAGGAAATGGAAAACTATATAGCAATACACAATGTATCGAGCAAATAGGTGCATATGACATTACAAGCAAGGCATAATAAGTACATATCCTGTCCACATCATTCTCTTTGAACAAAGCACTCAACCCTAACATACACAACTCCATCAGCTAATAGTCAGAAGTAATAGTACCGTCGCTCCTAGACGTAAGAACccaaattttaattttcaaaaaataaggaataatACCACGGTTGCTTGTGGAAATACACCAACGGAAGGATGCCCAATGCTATCATACAACGACAAGCACCATCTCTTCTTTGCACGTGGGGAATAATATTCAGCTACAAACTTTCTCCAATAGGCAATGGAGTTATCCTAACAGAAATTTAACAAGTCAAATACACAAATGAGACACATGAGATTCTTTTAGATGGAGCCTTCTTCATAATGAAAAACAAGTTCACTCACAGGAGGTCGCTGTCGCTGATGGTACAGGTACTGCATTAACCGCCGAGAGCACAAGACACTATCGGAGGGATGTTTCATGGCTGATACAGGCTGCACGGCTTGttgttgaagttgttgcctcAACTGCAGCTGTTGCTGATGCTGCAATAGCTGGGCAGGCTCAATTGATGACATTGATTGCAAGAGCTGTTGCTGCTGTTGCCTTAACCCCTGCTGCTGGATCAAGGCTTGTAACTGAGGGTTGGGGTTCTGCAGGTGCAAAGGGTCCTTTCTCTGCAATAATTGTTGCAGAACTTGCTGCTGTATATCATCCTGTTTGATGTCTAAACGCGGTTTCTTTTGCATATGGGACAGAGCAACATGATCTTGACGGAAAGATTCAGGAACCCTTGGTTCTTGAATAGACTTTTGCTGAACCACAGAGGATCCATCCATGCCTGATGAACCAGAGATGCTAATATTATTGGAGGAAAACGACATAAGTGATGCAGGCAACCGTATGTAGGACTCTGCAGTAATGCTGGCACTTCTCTGAAACCGAGGACCTCCTGAAAGTCCTGAATTGGCATCTGTAACCAAAGAACTCGCGCCAAAACTTGGACCTGAGCTTTCCACACTATTCAAAACCGTATTACTAACATCCCCAGAAACAGGAACCATGCCTGACTGCACATTTCCAGGTAAAGAATTTGATTCATTCTCGAAAGATGACCACATACGCGAATTACCCACAACTTGAGACTGCCGATTTCCTTGGTAAAAGATACCAGAACTTGAAGATGAGTGTTCCATCCCTCCAGCCACCCGAGAAGGCACAATTGGACGCACCATCTCCTGCTGGCGGGGATCCAAGTAGCTCTCCTGAGGTGCAGAAATATGTTTAACCCTTCTTATGCAAAAAGTTGGAAGCAAATTATCATCCAAACAACCTAAGAAATAGTAGCAAACTATTGAACTATAATTATTCTTCACCAACCATATACAGCCCTAAAATGTTCTCCAATTTGACTGTCTGCTATCTAACTTGTAAATGATGAACTCAATTAAGCTGATATGACAATCAATGTGAGCTATGGAGGACTTAAATCTGGCAACTTCTGAGCAACATTAAAAAAAGGATAGCAGATAGTTAATTAGCAGCTATAAGCTTTTAACAACCCATTATCAACAAAATTAAGAGCAGACAATAATACACGTACCAAAAATCTTCTCCTTTCTGACATGTCTCCTACCCAACTCACAAATTATGAACCCAACTAAACAAGTAATTAAAGACTTAAATTAGATATCCAAAGGATAGCAGAATGAAAAATCATTATCAATCATGTTAAGAGGAGGAAATAGAATACAAGTATAAACATATAAATAAAAATAGCAGCAGTAAAAGAAATTGTACCCCGCATTACAGATAAATTACTCGGATAATTTTACTAAGACACATTAACAGGTACCCAAAATTTGGGATCACTCGGAAATTACTCAATTTATAGAAATATATCAAAAgatcaacaaaaggaacataaaagaaagaaaaaagatcaATACTTCATAGCAAAACGGGTAAAGTAAAAATTATACTCCTAGCTAGCTAAAATTTAAAGCACAAAAAAAAACATATTGGAAAAAGAGCTAAATAAGAGCTATAAACCTTGTAACAAGCAACCAGTAGAAGAGATTTCAGCGAGCGACTAAACGTGGGAaattttgattgggatttttATACCCAGCGGGAATTGCCGAGGAGAGTGACCGGTTGTAGCCGGTGGGTAACCCCTCTTAAACTGTTTGTAGCAGGTTGTCATAAGGACACGTTTGAGTTGAGGTATTGCACGTGGCATTgtttatctatatttatattatattaaaaacagAGCAGTGAagcatgtggttaagccaagttgCAAGTTAAAATGAAGTCACTTGgtaattttaagacaacattaaaaatttgaattataaatgAAAATATATTTAATAGAAGTAGTAGTCTAAGATTTTCTATAAGTGAATTTCATTCTTGAACACCTAAAAACATTTGTGTATAATTCGGTTATGCAAATGGAAGGACCAATCTATGCAAATGTAAATGAAAGACCTAAGCTATTAAGTGAATTTCATTCTCTAATGGAAGAATGCAATCTATATTAAGCAAACCAATATACTATAATTAtaggtatttttaattaaatttgtgTATAACAGTTACGGCaggtatccttttttgagaaagaatcaattaaaattttactttgtatcttacacattaattttaaattgaaataataattctatatttagtacaagctttgtatctgacttTATTTGCGAACAATATACTATAGGTATCATATACATTACTAtaggtatttttaattaaattttgtgtataactCAGCTATGGTAGGTATTCTTTTTTAAGaaataaatagttaaataaatatttttgtcttacatctatattatattaaaagaaatagacaaaaaaattaagaaagaattaataattaaactaaaaatgttctcTTTTTAATGACCAAAGTACAATTTTCTGGACGTACACAAAAAAAGGACGCAATTTTCATTAAGCAAACCAATATACTATAATTATAGGTATCTTTGATTAAATTTGTGTaaaattcagttatggtaggtatccttttttgagcaagaatcaattaaaatttctttgaaaatcttacacattaattttaagttgaaatactAACTCTTTATTTAGTACAAGTTTTGTATCTAACCTTATTTGTGaacaatatacattattataggtatctttaattaaattttgtgtataattcagttatattaggtattcttttttaagaaaaaataattaaataaacgttttgtatcttacatctatattatattaaaggaaatagaattaaaaaatgaacaggaggacaaaggaaaaatacaagACAAAATTAAGGCTTGGTGGTTAACAAATTTTAATTAACCGCAAAAAAAACGTTGAAAATCAAAAAAAGCCAAAAGCTAAAAAATTAAGATTCGTATCATTTCTTGCGCATTTACTCATACAAATTGATTTACACATACCTTTTTAAAATATTAGGATTTCATatacttaaaaattaatttactacGATAGTCTTTCCTTAGAAATCTTTATGTAAGAAACTTTTGCTTAGGTTTGGCTTCTCTACATTGCTTAGGATTTAGCTTCCACACAAACTTCTGCAAAGTATGGCTCCAAACTATAACTATATCAATGAAATATCAGTATCCAAAATGAGTTAGAATTTGAAGGTTCGTGTTGTTAGATTGTGGCACGTTCCAGACCGCGAGAAACCAGAAAATTCTAAttcaattgaattaattattcaagatgAAAATGTGCATACTCTTTTACATGTTGTTATTTTTTTCGAGTTGTGCTGTATTTTCTTCAACTTATGCGCCTTACTAACTtaaatttcttttcaattttttgttttaGGGAGATCAAATTCATACAACTATTGGAAGAGTTGTTATGcgtattttcaaaacaaaaatacatgaaatgggattATATGTTATGAAAAACTGTGGTTGGACCGAACAATCTGAAAATTAAGACCAACAAGCATAAATTGAAACTGACATTTTCTCACAGGATGAGTGTGGATGAAATTAGTGATCCACAGTTTAGTTTGAATATCTTCAACTTTAAGCCTTATGAGCATCTCACAAATCAACTTGAGGTTGATAAGAATGAACTATTTGGTAATTGTTTTAGCTTTCGCTATTTTTTGTTGAATATTTTATCGCCTTATTTATAACTATTTATTTAAATATGGCAGATGTCATAGGAGAAGTTATTGGTCATGGTAACGTAGAATCGTACAATCAAGGTAGTAAAACAAGTACCTTTATGAACTTGGAGCTTGAGGATCATGAGTACGCTtgtaaccatgaattgaattagTTATAGATTCAATTACTATTATTTTCTCATTATTAATTTGTATATTTTACATATATGAGGAACAATATTTCAGCAACATTTTTGGGAGAATTTGCAGATGAAATCTTGCCCCACTTGGATGGATTACCCAATCAACCTGTCATAATGGTTATGCAGCTCATAAAAGCTCACATCAAACAAATTGTATAGTATCATAAAAGTTCATATCAAACAAAT is from Nicotiana tabacum cultivar K326 chromosome 18, ASM71507v2, whole genome shotgun sequence and encodes:
- the LOC107807115 gene encoding putative transcriptional regulator SLK2 isoform X4 — protein: MSERRRFLESYLDPRQQEMVRPIVPSRVAGGMEHSSSSSGIFYQGNRQSQVVGNSRMWSSFENESNSLPGNVQSGMVPVSGDVSNTVLNSVESSGPSFGASSLVTDANSGLSGGPRFQRSASITAESYIRLPASLMSFSSNNISISGSSGMDGSSVVQQKSIQEPRVPESFRQDHVALSHMQKKPRLDIKQDDIQQQVLQQLLQRKDPLHLQNPNPQLQALIQQQGLRQQQQQLLQSMSSIEPAQLLQHQQQLQLRQQLQQQAVQPVSAMKHPSDSVLCSRRLMQYLYHQRQRPPDNSIAYWRKFVAEYYSPRAKKRWCLSLYDSIGHPSVGVFPQATDEWHCDICSSKSGRGFEATFEALPRLSEIKFGSGVIDELLFLDFPRECRFPSGLMILECAKAVQENVYEQLRVVQEGQLRIIFSSDLKILSWEFCVRHHEELLPRRLVAPQVNQLLQVAQKCLTTLTESGSNGVGVSHQDMEANSNMVVSAGRQLARSLEMQSLNDLGFSKRHMRCLQIAEVVNSMRDLMDFCRDHKVGPIEGLKNFPRHVTAAKLQVPTDHSALNKLLALHPGLNGQINNNQHMAGRRTLSGSVQAAPAPTNYQNMLMRQNSMNSNPVAVRQDAASFSNSNHSRSTLLQGLNGVLPGMLLNLPVSGLSSSNLQQQLQPQQRILNSNGLQQLQQNHPQASCSSQALHQQMMQRFLQDLNTNSSGAGQRSDGNASREGLGFGNNSCATTTNEPGAMGPTPCRSNSFKAASSRESSVGAGNCSFSEKAPDFCPNAHQSDEVVPDITEEFTENVFFSDLDDMNYGWNE
- the LOC107807115 gene encoding putative transcriptional regulator SLK2 isoform X3, encoding MSERRRFLESYLDPRQQEMVRPIVPSRVAGGMEHSSSSSGIFYQGNRQSQVVGNSRMWSSFENESNSLPGNVQSGMVPVSGDVSNTVLNSVESSGPSFGASSLVTDANSGLSGGPRFQRSASITAESYIRLPASLMSFSSNNISISGSSGMDGSSVVQQKSIQEPRVPESFRQDHVALSHMQKKPRLDIKQDDIQQQVLQQLLQRKDPLHLQNPNPQLQALIQQQGLRQQQQQLLQSMSSIEPAQLLQHQQQLQLRQQLQQQAVQPVSAMKHPSDSVLCSRRLMQYLYHQRQRPPDNSIAYWRKFVAEYYSPRAKKRWCLSLYDSIGHPSVGVFPQATQDEWHCDICSSKSGRGFEATFEALPRLSEIKFGSGVIDELLFLDFPRECRFPSGLMILECAKAVQENVYEQLRVVQEGQLRIIFSSDLKILSWEFCVRHHEELLPRRLVAPQVNQLLQVAQKCLTTLTESGSNGVGVSHQDMEANSNMVVSAGRQLARSLEMQSLNDLGFSKRHMRCLQIAEVVNSMRDLMDFCRDHKVGPIEGLKNFPRHVTAAKLQVPTDHSALNKLLALHPGLNGQINNNQHMAGRRTLSGSVQAAPAPTNYQNMLMRQNSMNSNPVAVRQDAASFSNSNHSRSTLLQGLNGVLPGMLLNLPVSGLSSSNLQQQLQPQQRILNSNGLQQLQQNHPQASCSSQALHQQMMQRFLQDLNTNSSGAGQRSDGNASREGLGFGNNSCATTTNEPGAMGPTPCRSNSFKAASSRESSVGAGNCSFSEKAPDFCPNAHQSDEVVPDITEEFTENVFFSDLDDMNYGWNE
- the LOC107807115 gene encoding putative transcriptional regulator SLK2 isoform X2, with the protein product MSERRRFLESYLDPRQQEMVRPIVPSRVAGGMEHSSSSSGIFYQGNRQSQVVGNSRMWSSFENESNSLPGNVQSGMVPVSGDVSNTVLNSVESSGPSFGASSLVTDANSGLSGGPRFQRSASITAESYIRLPASLMSFSSNNISISGSSGMDGSSVVQQKSIQEPRVPESFRQDHVALSHMQKKPRLDIKQDDIQQQVLQQLLQRKDPLHLQNPNPQLQALIQQQGLRQQQQQLLQSMSSIEPAQLLQHQQQLQLRQQLQQQAVQPVSAMKHPSDSVLCSRRLMQYLYHQRQRPPDNSIAYWRKFVAEYYSPRAKKRWCLSLYDSIGHPSVGVFPQATVDEWHCDICSSKSGRGFEATFEALPRLSEIKFGSGVIDELLFLDFPRECRFPSGLMILECAKAVQENVYEQLRVVQEGQLRIIFSSDLKILSWEFCVRHHEELLPRRLVAPQVNQLLQVAQKCLTTLTESGSNGVGVSHQDMEANSNMVVSAGRQLARSLEMQSLNDLGFSKRHMRCLQIAEVVNSMRDLMDFCRDHKVGPIEGLKNFPRHVTAAKLQVPTDHSALNKLLALHPGLNGQINNNQHMAGRRTLSGSVQAAPAPTNYQNMLMRQNSMNSNPVAVRQDAASFSNSNHSRSTLLQGLNGVLPGMLLNLPVSGLSSSNLQQQLQPQQRILNSNGLQQLQQNHPQASCSSQALHQQMMQRFLQDLNTNSSGAGQRSDGNASREGLGFGNNSCATTTNEPGAMGPTPCRSNSFKAASSRESSVGAGNCSFSEKAPDFCPNAHQSDEVVPDITEEFTENVFFSDLDDMNYGWNE
- the LOC107807115 gene encoding putative transcriptional regulator SLK2 isoform X6; amino-acid sequence: MSERRRFLESYLDPRQQEMVRPIVPSRVAGGMEHSSSSSGIFYQGNRQSQVVGNSRMWSSFENESNSLPGNVQSGMVPVSGDVSNTVLNSVESSGPSFGASSLVTDANSGLSGGPRFQRSASITAESYIRLPASLMSFSSNNISISGSSGMDGSSVVQQKSIQEPRVPESFRQDHVALSHMQKKPRLDIKQDDIQQQVLQQLLQRKDPLHLQNPNPQLQALIQQQGLRQQQQQLLQSMSSIEPAQLLQHQQQLQLRQQLQQQAVQPVSAMKHPSDSVLCSRRLMQYLYHQRQRPPDNSIAYWRKFVAEYYSPRAKKRWCLSLYDSIGHPSVGVFPQATVQDEWHCDICSSKSGRGFEATFEALPRLSEIKFGSGVIDELLFLDFPRECRFPSGLMILECAKAVQENVYEQLRVVQEGQLRIIFSSDLKILSWEFCVRHHEELLPRRLVAPQVNQLLQVAQKCLTTLTESGSNGVGVSHQDMEANSNMVVSAGRQLARSLEMQSLNDLGFSKRHMRCLQIAEVVNSMRDLMDFCRDHKVGPIAKLQVPTDHSALNKLLALHPGLNGQINNNQHMAGRRTLSGSVQAAPAPTNYQNMLMRQNSMNSNPVAVRQDAASFSNSNHSRSTLLQGLNGVLPGMLLNLPVSGLSSSNLQQQLQPQQRILNSNGLQQLQQNHPQASCSSQALHQQMMQRFLQDLNTNSSGAGQRSDGNASREGLGFGNNSCATTTNEPGAMGPTPCRSNSFKAASSRESSVGAGNCSFSEKAPDFCPNAHQSDEVVPDITEEFTENVFFSDLDDMNYGWNE
- the LOC107807115 gene encoding putative transcriptional regulator SLK2 isoform X1; the protein is MSERRRFLESYLDPRQQEMVRPIVPSRVAGGMEHSSSSSGIFYQGNRQSQVVGNSRMWSSFENESNSLPGNVQSGMVPVSGDVSNTVLNSVESSGPSFGASSLVTDANSGLSGGPRFQRSASITAESYIRLPASLMSFSSNNISISGSSGMDGSSVVQQKSIQEPRVPESFRQDHVALSHMQKKPRLDIKQDDIQQQVLQQLLQRKDPLHLQNPNPQLQALIQQQGLRQQQQQLLQSMSSIEPAQLLQHQQQLQLRQQLQQQAVQPVSAMKHPSDSVLCSRRLMQYLYHQRQRPPDNSIAYWRKFVAEYYSPRAKKRWCLSLYDSIGHPSVGVFPQATVQDEWHCDICSSKSGRGFEATFEALPRLSEIKFGSGVIDELLFLDFPRECRFPSGLMILECAKAVQENVYEQLRVVQEGQLRIIFSSDLKILSWEFCVRHHEELLPRRLVAPQVNQLLQVAQKCLTTLTESGSNGVGVSHQDMEANSNMVVSAGRQLARSLEMQSLNDLGFSKRHMRCLQIAEVVNSMRDLMDFCRDHKVGPIEGLKNFPRHVTAAKLQVPTDHSALNKLLALHPGLNGQINNNQHMAGRRTLSGSVQAAPAPTNYQNMLMRQNSMNSNPVAVRQDAASFSNSNHSRSTLLQGLNGVLPGMLLNLPVSGLSSSNLQQQLQPQQRILNSNGLQQLQQNHPQASCSSQALHQQMMQRFLQDLNTNSSGAGQRSDGNASREGLGFGNNSCATTTNEPGAMGPTPCRSNSFKAASSRESSVGAGNCSFSEKAPDFCPNAHQSDEVVPDITEEFTENVFFSDLDDMNYGWNE
- the LOC107807115 gene encoding putative transcriptional regulator SLK2 isoform X7, whose translation is MVRPIVPSRVAGGMEHSSSSSGIFYQGNRQSQVVGNSRMWSSFENESNSLPGNVQSGMVPVSGDVSNTVLNSVESSGPSFGASSLVTDANSGLSGGPRFQRSASITAESYIRLPASLMSFSSNNISISGSSGMDGSSVVQQKSIQEPRVPESFRQDHVALSHMQKKPRLDIKQDDIQQQVLQQLLQRKDPLHLQNPNPQLQALIQQQGLRQQQQQLLQSMSSIEPAQLLQHQQQLQLRQQLQQQAVQPVSAMKHPSDSVLCSRRLMQYLYHQRQRPPDNSIAYWRKFVAEYYSPRAKKRWCLSLYDSIGHPSVGVFPQATVQDEWHCDICSSKSGRGFEATFEALPRLSEIKFGSGVIDELLFLDFPRECRFPSGLMILECAKAVQENVYEQLRVVQEGQLRIIFSSDLKILSWEFCVRHHEELLPRRLVAPQVNQLLQVAQKCLTTLTESGSNGVGVSHQDMEANSNMVVSAGRQLARSLEMQSLNDLGFSKRHMRCLQIAEVVNSMRDLMDFCRDHKVGPIEGLKNFPRHVTAAKLQVPTDHSALNKLLALHPGLNGQINNNQHMAGRRTLSGSVQAAPAPTNYQNMLMRQNSMNSNPVAVRQDAASFSNSNHSRSTLLQGLNGVLPGMLLNLPVSGLSSSNLQQQLQPQQRILNSNGLQQLQQNHPQASCSSQALHQQMMQRFLQDLNTNSSGAGQRSDGNASREGLGFGNNSCATTTNEPGAMGPTPCRSNSFKAASSRESSVGAGNCSFSEKAPDFCPNAHQSDEVVPDITEEFTENVFFSDLDDMNYGWNE
- the LOC107807115 gene encoding putative transcriptional regulator SLK2 isoform X5; the encoded protein is MESYLDPRQQEMVRPIVPSRVAGGMEHSSSSSGIFYQGNRQSQVVGNSRMWSSFENESNSLPGNVQSGMVPVSGDVSNTVLNSVESSGPSFGASSLVTDANSGLSGGPRFQRSASITAESYIRLPASLMSFSSNNISISGSSGMDGSSVVQQKSIQEPRVPESFRQDHVALSHMQKKPRLDIKQDDIQQQVLQQLLQRKDPLHLQNPNPQLQALIQQQGLRQQQQQLLQSMSSIEPAQLLQHQQQLQLRQQLQQQAVQPVSAMKHPSDSVLCSRRLMQYLYHQRQRPPDNSIAYWRKFVAEYYSPRAKKRWCLSLYDSIGHPSVGVFPQATVQDEWHCDICSSKSGRGFEATFEALPRLSEIKFGSGVIDELLFLDFPRECRFPSGLMILECAKAVQENVYEQLRVVQEGQLRIIFSSDLKILSWEFCVRHHEELLPRRLVAPQVNQLLQVAQKCLTTLTESGSNGVGVSHQDMEANSNMVVSAGRQLARSLEMQSLNDLGFSKRHMRCLQIAEVVNSMRDLMDFCRDHKVGPIEGLKNFPRHVTAAKLQVPTDHSALNKLLALHPGLNGQINNNQHMAGRRTLSGSVQAAPAPTNYQNMLMRQNSMNSNPVAVRQDAASFSNSNHSRSTLLQGLNGVLPGMLLNLPVSGLSSSNLQQQLQPQQRILNSNGLQQLQQNHPQASCSSQALHQQMMQRFLQDLNTNSSGAGQRSDGNASREGLGFGNNSCATTTNEPGAMGPTPCRSNSFKAASSRESSVGAGNCSFSEKAPDFCPNAHQSDEVVPDITEEFTENVFFSDLDDMNYGWNE
- the LOC107807115 gene encoding putative transcriptional regulator SLK2 isoform X8, producing the protein MVRPIVPSRVAGGMEHSSSSSGIFYQGNRQSQVVGNSRMWSSFENESNSLPGNVQSGMVPVSGDVSNTVLNSVESSGPSFGASSLVTDANSGLSGGPRFQRSASITAESYIRLPASLMSFSSNNISISGSSGMDGSSVVQQKSIQEPRVPESFRQDHVALSHMQKKPRLDIKQDDIQQQVLQQLLQRKDPLHLQNPNPQLQALIQQQGLRQQQQQLLQSMSSIEPAQLLQHQQQLQLRQQLQQQAVQPVSAMKHPSDSVLCSRRLMQYLYHQRQRPPDNSIAYWRKFVAEYYSPRAKKRWCLSLYDSIGHPSVGVFPQATQDEWHCDICSSKSGRGFEATFEALPRLSEIKFGSGVIDELLFLDFPRECRFPSGLMILECAKAVQENVYEQLRVVQEGQLRIIFSSDLKILSWEFCVRHHEELLPRRLVAPQVNQLLQVAQKCLTTLTESGSNGVGVSHQDMEANSNMVVSAGRQLARSLEMQSLNDLGFSKRHMRCLQIAEVVNSMRDLMDFCRDHKVGPIEGLKNFPRHVTAAKLQVPTDHSALNKLLALHPGLNGQINNNQHMAGRRTLSGSVQAAPAPTNYQNMLMRQNSMNSNPVAVRQDAASFSNSNHSRSTLLQGLNGVLPGMLLNLPVSGLSSSNLQQQLQPQQRILNSNGLQQLQQNHPQASCSSQALHQQMMQRFLQDLNTNSSGAGQRSDGNASREGLGFGNNSCATTTNEPGAMGPTPCRSNSFKAASSRESSVGAGNCSFSEKAPDFCPNAHQSDEVVPDITEEFTENVFFSDLDDMNYGWNE